GCCAGGGAATATGAAGGCAAAGTGAAAATGGGGAAGCTTAATGTGGACGAAAATCCGAGTACGGCGTCAAAGTACGGCATAACAAGCATTCCGACAGTGTTATTCATTAAAGACGGAAAAGTTATTGATCAGCAGATCGGCCTTTTAGCAAAAGATCCGCTTAAAGCAAAAATCGACAGTTTACTCGGCTGACAGATTCACTTCGTAATAAATTCGATTGGTCTCCAAAAGCGGGGCCAATTATTGTTTGACTACTCAAATCTTTTTCAACACCTCTAGTTATTAAACCGATTATGAAAATTTTAGCGCTCAATCCACCCTTTTTGCACAGATATTCCCGTGAATCACGTTCTCCTGCCGTAACCAGGAGCGGTACCCTCTATTATCCTATGTGGCTTGCCTACAGTGTGGCATATCTTGAGAAACATGACCATGAAGTCCTCTTTATTGATGCTCCGGCCGCCGAACTTGATGCCGCACAGGTTTATGAGAAGGCAAAAGAGTTTCAACCCCAAATGGCTATTCTTGATACCTCGACACCGTCGATATACAGTGATATCGAAGTTGCAGAAGGCCTTAAAAAGGCTTTGCCCGATATTTTTGTTACTCTGGTGGGAGTGCATGTTTCCGCCCTGCCCGAAGAGACTCTGCAATTGAATGATGCTGTTGATGCTGTTGCTTTCAGGGAGTATGATGCTACCGTTGTCGAATTGGCTGAAAAGATTGTTCACTCCAGAGACGATACTTCACTGGAA
This Chitinivibrionales bacterium DNA region includes the following protein-coding sequences:
- the trxA gene encoding thioredoxin, whose amino-acid sequence is MSSEYLAEFTDSNFDDEALKADTPVVVDFWAEWCGPCKMLTPIIEDVAREYEGKVKMGKLNVDENPSTASKYGITSIPTVLFIKDGKVIDQQIGLLAKDPLKAKIDSLLG